In Diorhabda sublineata isolate icDioSubl1.1 chromosome 4, icDioSubl1.1, whole genome shotgun sequence, a single window of DNA contains:
- the LOC130443310 gene encoding anoctamin-3-like has product MQKLRFKQRKNPFNWLSHTPLSYNPQFRNPLTSADRIILLNKILENIRYGPELHDKGLSNLIKSNLVADSYPLHDAPLSLKLEDINLPDDGTQVSNTYSERELLHRYWANYKMWNKEIPVDLIEGYFGSEVAFYFAWLQYFTIMLTPVAILGVFVVIVSSILVYTQYNYRVNEICESNNTYLCPDCLNPSLCVYRPINFYCAMAKWTYAFDNYLTITLAILMAFWATVFLNFWRRKTHVLKLRWGIRSEDPALDIRKEYAASTNMRKFNNVSGIVEPFVPFYKKLPKLVFVFLVCTFFIFLDIFVIFVILYVRMWTRIYVVRSDIPFFMYNKKAVVLATSCVVQITLINLFSATYKSLSEWLTKIENPRTQKDFDNSVLYKLYFLAFANNYTVVFYTAFVKGIFYSNPRHSTNVLQKDSCQPLSCIIDLTTQLFFLMLFRRPMGHSLKLIFTVINKSLRKRCFHTEFENLPQYEEEYLLERTNKYFLMSNYNELIIQYGFITFFVAGLPLTPLYALLSNILQMRQDAYKLVKNCRRPIPKVVAGIGAWDGILLGLTYLSITTNAFVLAFTSQFVEREVYKQTHNSLKGFVNYTLSEFKTKDNKEYDIIGNKKSICYYLGMRYPPGHDQEYELTGEYWTNFTWKLVFLIIFEHLVFTSNTLLSYFIKNVPTSVTEHLAYERQTKREALVKLPLDQSKYMAMSQNNPDSDIELSY; this is encoded by the coding sequence ATGCAAAAATTGAGATTTAAACAACGCAAGAATCCTTTCAATTGGTTGTCGCATACACCATTATCTTATAATCCTCAGTTCAGAAACCCGCTAACTAGCGCTGACCgaattattcttttaaataaaatattagaaaatatcagATATGGACCTGAATTGCATGATAAAGGcttatcaaatttaattaaatcgaaCCTTGTTGCCGATTCATATCCACTCCACGATGCACCTCTTTCATTGAAATTGGAAGATATTAATTTACCTGATGATGGAACGCAAGTTTCTAATACCTATAGTGAGAGAGAACTTTTACATCGTTATTGGGCCAATTACAAAATGTGGAATAAAGAAATTCCCGTGGATCTAATTGAGGGTTATTTTGGAAGTGAAGTAGCTTTTTATTTCGCCTGGTTACAGTATTTTACCATTATGCTGACTCCAGTTGCAATTTTAGGAGTATTTGTAGTTATTGTGAGCTCTATTCTTGTTTATACTCAATATAATTACAGAGTTAATGAAATCTGCGAATCCAATAATACATACTTGTGCCCAGATTGTTTGAATCCGTCTCTTTGTGTATATAGACCTATAAACTTTTATTGCGCAATGGCTAAATGGACGTATGCTTTCGACAACTATCTAACAATAACATTAGCGATTTTAATGGCGTTTTGGGCtacagtatttttaaatttttggagAAGAAAAACACACGTTTTAAAACTTAGATGGGGAATTAGGTCAGAAGATCCGGCACTGGATATAAGAAAAGAGTATGCTGCCAGTACTAATATGAGAAAATTCAATAACGTCTCAGGAATAGTTGAACCATTTGTAcccttttacaaaaaattaccaaaactAGTTTTTGTGTTCTTAGTGTGTACGTTTTTTATATTCTTGGATATTTTCGTCATATTCGTAATTTTGTACGTCAGAATGTGGACGAGAATTTACGTGGTGAGAAGTGACATACCTTTTTTTATGTACAATAAGAAAGCTGTGGTTCTAGCAACTTCATGTGTAGTTCAAATAactttaatcaatttattttctgcCACGTATAAGTCATTATCGGAATGGTTGACTAAGATTGAGAATCCAAGAACACAAAAAGATTTCGACAATTCTGTgctttataaattatattttctagcATTTGCTAATAATTATACTGTTGTGTTCTATACAGCTTTCGTGAAAGGAATTTTCTATTCAAACCCGCGTCACAGTACCAACGTGTTACAAAAGGACAGTTGCCAACCGTTATCTTGTATCATAGATTTGACGacacaattatttttcttgatgTTATTTAGAAGACCCATGGGGCATTCGTTGAAACTTATTTTTacagttattaataaaagtttgaGAAAAAGATGTTTTCATACTGAATTTGAAAACTTACCACagtatgaagaagaatatttattagaacggacgaataaatattttttgatgtctaattataatgaattaattattcAGTATGgtttcataacattttttgtgGCGGGATTACCATTAACCCCATTGTATGCTTTATTGAGTAATATCCTACAAATGCGACAGGATGCTTACAAATTGGTAAAAAACTGTAGAAGACCTATTCCGAAAGTGGTTGCTGGAATTGGTGCTTGGGATGGGATTTTATTAGGACTAACGTATCTCAGTATTACAACCAATGCTTTTGTATTGGCGTTTACAAGTCAGTTTGTGGAACGAGAGGTTTATAAGCAAACTCACAATAGTTTGAAAGGATTTGTCAATTATACTTTATCAGAATTCAAAACAAAAGACAATAAAGAGTACGATATCATTGGGAATAAGAAAAGTATATGTTACTACCTTGGAATGAGATATCCGCCGGGTCATGATCAAGAATATGAGCTAACAGGTGAATATTGGACAAATTTTACATGGAAATTAGTATTTCTCATCATTTTCGAACATTTAGTATTTACATCCAATACTCTTTTGTCATACTTCATTAAAAATGTACCTACTTCTGTAACAGAGCATTTGGCATATGAAAGGCAAACTAAAAGGGAAGCGTTAGTCAAGTTACCATTGGATCAGTCTAAATATATGGCGATGTCACAAAACAATCCTGACAGCGACATTGAATTATCatattga